One Peribacillus simplex NBRC 15720 = DSM 1321 genomic region harbors:
- a CDS encoding SDR family oxidoreductase: MKILVTGATGKLGSKVVETLLKTVPASQLAVSVRNLEKAEDLRARGVEVRHGDFDQPKTLDSAFSGIDRLLIISTVGDDETVIRQHSNAVAAAQRNQVKFIAYTSVTNASESNLFLASAHRAREEAILKTGIPYSFLRNNWYLENEIGSIQGVMAGAPWITSAGTGKVGWALQQDYAEAAANVLTGSGHENTVYELSGKLMTQEELTSALGTVLGKEVPVQQVDDATYTDIMKGVEVPETYISMLVNMQKGIRDGELEIARNDLEILLGRPSTPINKALSQIVSQSIQTGK; this comes from the coding sequence ATGAAAATATTAGTTACTGGTGCAACAGGAAAATTAGGATCAAAAGTTGTAGAAACGTTATTAAAAACTGTACCGGCAAGTCAATTAGCTGTTAGTGTTCGAAATCTAGAAAAAGCCGAAGATTTACGAGCTCGCGGAGTAGAAGTTCGACATGGAGATTTTGATCAACCAAAAACATTAGATTCTGCTTTTTCAGGAATTGATCGGCTTTTAATTATATCTACAGTTGGGGATGATGAAACAGTAATTAGACAGCATTCTAATGCTGTAGCTGCTGCTCAACGTAATCAAGTTAAATTTATTGCTTATACTAGTGTAACAAATGCAAGTGAAAGTAACTTATTCCTTGCCTCAGCTCATAGAGCTAGAGAAGAAGCTATTTTGAAAACAGGTATTCCATACTCGTTTTTACGAAACAATTGGTATTTAGAAAATGAAATTGGGAGTATACAAGGTGTGATGGCAGGAGCACCTTGGATTACATCTGCAGGAACAGGAAAGGTGGGTTGGGCACTTCAACAAGATTATGCGGAGGCAGCAGCAAATGTATTAACCGGGAGCGGACACGAGAATACTGTTTACGAGCTTTCCGGCAAGCTTATGACTCAAGAGGAATTAACATCTGCTCTTGGAACTGTATTAGGAAAAGAAGTACCTGTACAACAAGTCGATGATGCTACGTATACCGATATTATGAAAGGTGTAGAGGTACCAGAAACCTACATTTCTATGCTCGTAAACATGCAAAAAGGCATTAGAGATGGTGAATTAGAGATAGCGAGAAAC
- a CDS encoding winged helix-turn-helix transcriptional regulator, with amino-acid sequence MARFNFQGEPPPEEKEEVCSLTLTQNVIAGRWKIVILWHLSRQTRRFNELQRLLPGISKGILTRQLRELEEDGMVHREVYKEVPPKVEYSLTPQGKSFIPVLDIMGEWGKKYMEKKQSEQNYSTQVNKKEL; translated from the coding sequence ATGGCTCGATTCAATTTTCAAGGAGAACCGCCTCCTGAAGAAAAAGAAGAAGTTTGCTCTTTGACACTTACTCAAAATGTAATTGCCGGAAGATGGAAAATTGTTATTTTATGGCATCTAAGTAGACAAACAAGAAGATTTAACGAACTTCAAAGGTTGTTACCGGGCATTTCAAAAGGAATATTGACAAGACAACTGAGAGAATTGGAAGAGGATGGAATGGTTCACAGAGAAGTGTATAAAGAAGTTCCTCCTAAAGTAGAATACTCGCTAACACCTCAAGGGAAAAGCTTTATCCCAGTACTGGACATTATGGGAGAGTGGGGAAAAAAATATATGGAAAAAAAACAAAGTGAACAAAACTACTCCACCCAAGTTAATAAAAAAGAGCTCTAG
- a CDS encoding MTH1187 family thiamine-binding protein codes for MAIVDVTVIPVGTQTPSVSSYVADIQRVLKQYENKGEIRFQLTPMNTIIEGDLPKLFEVIQAMHEVPFEKGLARVCTNIRIDDRRDKERKMEDKVKRVKGMLEE; via the coding sequence ATGGCAATAGTTGATGTAACGGTTATTCCTGTCGGCACACAAACTCCAAGTGTTAGCAGCTATGTGGCAGATATTCAAAGAGTATTAAAGCAATATGAAAATAAGGGAGAAATTCGTTTTCAACTGACTCCCATGAATACAATCATTGAAGGCGACCTGCCTAAATTGTTTGAAGTTATCCAAGCGATGCACGAAGTACCTTTTGAAAAAGGTCTTGCTAGAGTTTGTACGAATATCCGAATCGATGACCGTCGTGATAAAGAACGCAAGATGGAAGACAAAGTAAAGCGAGTGAAGGGCATGCTTGAGGAATAA
- a CDS encoding MFS transporter, translating into MKNQRIFNKSFLFLFISNFLVFIGFEMLLPILPAYMLSMNASSIQVGLVTSLFTIGAVLIRPFVGYYLIDNQRKSLAICASVALMIITILYPFLNIIWLLLLLRLFHGAAWGVSTTANSTIVVDLIPKTRLGEGIGYFSISTTVGAIVAPSIGILIYDSFSFDILIWSSVVLSLLAVIALQFIYSPTIVKREKKPFRFLDMIFEKDVWFPALLTVITTLGFGAIITFLVLFGKQKEVDHIFLFFLINATVATLLRPFTGKWYDKKGPWSIIIMSAVLGFFSLVILSYTTNDSQLIIAAILFGAGYGTVMPCLQTWTVQKVREEKRGAANATFFSSFDVGVGVSAFVLGILAEWISLEIIFRFVSLSFIVVAVLVYKDYINEKIRHK; encoded by the coding sequence ATGAAAAATCAAAGAATCTTTAATAAATCATTTCTTTTTTTATTTATAAGCAACTTTTTGGTTTTTATTGGGTTTGAAATGTTACTTCCTATTTTGCCTGCCTATATGTTAAGCATGAATGCATCTTCCATTCAGGTTGGTCTAGTAACATCATTATTTACGATAGGTGCTGTTTTAATCAGACCTTTTGTAGGTTACTATTTAATTGATAACCAAAGGAAAAGTCTAGCCATTTGTGCAAGTGTGGCTTTAATGATCATTACAATACTGTATCCGTTTCTTAATATTATATGGCTTCTTCTATTGTTACGACTTTTCCATGGTGCAGCGTGGGGGGTATCAACAACAGCTAATAGTACAATAGTAGTGGATTTAATTCCTAAGACACGCTTAGGAGAAGGAATAGGGTATTTTTCTATATCCACAACGGTCGGGGCTATCGTTGCACCGAGTATAGGGATCCTTATCTATGACTCTTTTTCCTTTGATATTTTAATATGGTCATCAGTAGTACTGAGCCTATTGGCAGTAATTGCGCTTCAATTTATATATTCACCTACTATTGTAAAGCGTGAGAAGAAACCATTTCGATTTTTGGATATGATTTTTGAAAAAGACGTATGGTTCCCAGCGTTACTTACGGTTATTACAACACTTGGTTTTGGAGCGATCATTACATTTTTAGTTCTTTTTGGAAAACAAAAGGAAGTAGATCATATTTTTCTATTCTTCCTTATCAATGCAACTGTCGCAACTTTACTACGTCCGTTTACCGGAAAATGGTATGACAAAAAAGGACCTTGGTCTATTATCATTATGTCAGCTGTGTTAGGATTTTTTTCACTTGTTATACTGTCTTATACGACAAATGATTCTCAACTTATCATTGCGGCGATTTTATTTGGGGCAGGTTATGGAACTGTTATGCCATGTTTACAAACATGGACTGTTCAAAAGGTAAGGGAAGAAAAAAGAGGAGCAGCCAATGCAACCTTTTTTTCCAGTTTTGACGTTGGTGTTGGAGTTAGCGCATTTGTATTAGGTATTTTAGCTGAATGGATCAGTTTAGAGATAATCTTCAGGTTTGTTAGTCTAAGTTTTATTGTTGTTGCTGTTTTAGTCTATAAGGATTATATAAATGAAAAGATAAGGCATAAATAA
- a CDS encoding PLP-dependent aminotransferase family protein, giving the protein MNSKYIKIMEDIKLRLEDGSLIAGSKLPSVRQLSEYFSCSKNTVIKAYVELEKEHLIYSVPKSGYYVVNEYQKATEENEVIDFLSAGPDKNVMPYVEFQHCMNQAIDHYKEELFTYSDQQGLYSLRVQLVKYLQNLQVFTQPERLVVVSGSQQALNLLVSMPFPNGKNNILIEQPTYFGIIESINLHQATTFGIELTMEGIDLERLEYIFRNNDIKFFYIIPRFHNPLGHCYTNSEKKKIVELAEKYDVYIVEDDILGDLDPNPKSDPLFSFDPSGRVIYIKSLSKIFLPGLRIGTVVLPALMINIFLRYKFSSDFNSSALSQGALEIYLKSGMFNSHLKKVKEVYRNKMQILQEACELLLPANTSFSKPTSGFYLSISLPENVKAKQVVHMLNEQHIYVDDASRMFLAEYKKENLVRLSISQVNESQIKPGVEQLAHCIALIDSRKNRITPNNFLLI; this is encoded by the coding sequence ATGAACTCAAAATATATTAAGATAATGGAAGACATTAAGCTTCGACTAGAAGATGGTTCGCTAATTGCAGGCAGTAAACTTCCTTCTGTTCGTCAGTTATCTGAGTATTTTTCATGTAGCAAAAATACGGTCATTAAAGCATACGTAGAACTTGAAAAAGAGCATTTAATTTATTCTGTTCCTAAAAGCGGTTACTATGTTGTGAATGAATATCAAAAAGCGACGGAAGAAAATGAGGTGATTGATTTTTTGTCTGCCGGTCCAGATAAAAACGTTATGCCTTATGTGGAATTTCAACATTGTATGAATCAAGCAATTGACCATTATAAAGAAGAGCTTTTTACATACTCTGATCAACAAGGGCTTTATTCACTACGAGTACAGTTGGTGAAATATTTGCAAAATTTACAGGTTTTCACTCAACCCGAAAGATTAGTCGTTGTATCTGGCTCGCAGCAAGCCTTAAATTTATTAGTTTCTATGCCATTTCCAAATGGAAAAAACAATATTCTAATTGAACAGCCTACTTATTTCGGAATCATTGAGTCCATCAATCTGCATCAAGCCACTACTTTTGGAATTGAATTAACAATGGAGGGGATTGATCTTGAGCGTCTGGAGTACATTTTTCGAAATAATGATATCAAGTTTTTCTATATTATCCCGAGATTTCACAATCCACTTGGACATTGTTACACGAATAGCGAAAAGAAAAAAATCGTTGAGTTAGCTGAAAAATACGATGTATATATAGTGGAGGATGATATTTTAGGAGACCTTGATCCAAATCCAAAATCAGATCCTTTATTTTCTTTTGATCCTTCTGGGAGAGTGATTTATATTAAAAGCCTTTCGAAAATTTTTCTCCCAGGGTTAAGGATTGGTACTGTCGTTCTTCCTGCATTAATGATTAACATTTTTTTACGATATAAATTTAGTTCCGATTTTAATAGTTCAGCACTTTCTCAAGGTGCGCTAGAAATCTACTTAAAAAGCGGTATGTTTAATAGCCATCTCAAAAAAGTTAAAGAGGTATATCGTAATAAAATGCAAATCCTTCAAGAAGCATGTGAATTATTGCTGCCGGCTAACACTTCTTTTTCTAAACCGACTTCAGGATTCTATCTATCCATTAGTTTGCCCGAGAATGTGAAAGCAAAACAGGTAGTTCATATGCTAAACGAGCAGCATATATATGTTGATGATGCCTCTAGAATGTTTTTAGCTGAATATAAAAAGGAAAATCTCGTACGATTAAGCATCTCTCAAGTGAACGAGAGTCAAATTAAACCAGGGGTAGAGCAATTGGCTCACTGTATTGCTTTAATTGACAGTAGAAAAAATCGTATTACTCCAAATAACTTTTTACTTATTTAG
- a CDS encoding DMT family transporter, translating to MQGVTREKLGLLLGLVGVICFSLTLPATRIAVEYFGTTVVGLGRTVVAAILVAVVLIVRKEKLPSPGQFKSLFIVAVGAVLGFPLLTSWAMESLPVSHGAVEVALLPLATAGFALFRAGEIPSIKFWVSSIIGSLAVIMYALHLGFGQLQFADLALLTAVIILGLSYAEGGKLAKELGSWQVIAWAIMIGAPFFIIPVGLNLTTEMLHAPIQAWVSFIYLAVVSQFLAYVAWYSGMAMGGIARVSQIQYLQPFLMILFATVFLDESITFFTLVTAVIVVFSVILGKNAHVSKSGAVSGKS from the coding sequence ATGCAGGGAGTAACCAGGGAGAAATTAGGATTATTGTTGGGATTAGTAGGCGTCATTTGTTTTAGCTTAACGCTCCCCGCTACACGTATTGCTGTAGAGTATTTTGGGACTACAGTCGTCGGTTTAGGAAGAACAGTTGTTGCTGCTATTTTAGTAGCTGTAGTATTGATCGTTCGAAAGGAAAAACTGCCTTCTCCAGGCCAATTCAAAAGTCTATTTATTGTTGCTGTTGGTGCAGTTTTAGGATTTCCTCTCCTCACTTCTTGGGCAATGGAATCATTGCCTGTTTCTCATGGAGCTGTGGAAGTAGCCCTGTTACCGTTAGCGACAGCGGGATTTGCTCTGTTTAGAGCAGGTGAAATCCCTTCAATTAAATTCTGGGTTTCAAGTATAATCGGCTCTTTAGCTGTCATTATGTATGCACTTCATCTTGGATTCGGTCAATTGCAATTTGCCGATTTAGCTTTACTAACAGCAGTGATCATACTGGGGCTTAGTTACGCAGAAGGGGGGAAATTAGCGAAAGAATTGGGCAGCTGGCAAGTGATTGCTTGGGCAATAATGATTGGTGCTCCATTTTTCATTATTCCAGTTGGGCTAAACCTTACAACTGAAATGCTCCATGCCCCTATCCAAGCTTGGGTTAGTTTTATTTATCTCGCAGTGGTTAGTCAATTTTTAGCATATGTTGCTTGGTATAGCGGAATGGCTATGGGCGGGATAGCAAGAGTTAGTCAGATTCAATACTTACAACCATTTTTGATGATTCTATTTGCAACCGTATTTCTTGATGAATCCATCACATTTTTCACTCTTGTTACAGCAGTGATTGTTGTCTTTTCTGTTATTTTAGGAAAAAATGCTCACGTATCAAAAAGCGGAGCTGTATCAGGGAAAAGCTAA
- a CDS encoding alpha/beta hydrolase, whose protein sequence is MSIPLGYLISVLFVAWCTYFVVAPSNFPRIFNSLGSYFGVINELPFFALFWLIASTSLAFIEGDVHSPVGWMAFGITILAVGMLLVIIHRGLKTSPVVSQAMNDSLEKKWRTTINPKIERRLQKKFSFTALLGPFFKRRYDIERIANINYGNAGMRNQLDVYRHRSHPTGCPTLVHLHGGGFVGGKKNSQSLPLIYQLASKGWVCISANYRLSSDVKFPDQLIDIKKVIAWVREHGSEYGADPTTIFLAGNSAGAHLTAMAALTPNSPTFQPGFEFVDTSITAAICLYGYYGYIDTKPGLFSSPMAYSGKEAPPFFVAHGDQDRLVSVENARRFTEHLRDTSSNPVVYVELPGAEHNFDLYHSIRTEAVVHGIEAFTAWVQANNKHDSNKIFP, encoded by the coding sequence ATGAGCATACCACTCGGTTACCTTATTTCTGTGCTTTTTGTCGCTTGGTGCACGTATTTCGTAGTGGCACCATCCAACTTTCCTCGAATTTTTAATTCTTTAGGTTCTTACTTTGGCGTAATAAATGAGTTACCATTCTTTGCACTTTTCTGGTTGATTGCTTCAACTTCGTTAGCCTTTATTGAAGGCGACGTTCATTCTCCGGTTGGGTGGATGGCTTTTGGAATAACAATTTTGGCAGTGGGAATGCTCTTAGTGATTATCCATAGGGGATTAAAAACTTCTCCTGTAGTCAGTCAAGCCATGAATGATAGTCTGGAGAAAAAGTGGCGAACTACTATTAACCCTAAGATTGAGCGGCGATTACAAAAGAAATTTAGTTTCACAGCTTTACTCGGTCCATTCTTTAAAAGACGATACGATATAGAGAGGATTGCAAACATCAACTACGGTAATGCAGGGATGAGAAATCAACTAGATGTTTATCGCCATCGCTCTCATCCGACGGGCTGCCCCACGTTGGTGCATTTGCACGGTGGGGGATTTGTAGGCGGTAAAAAGAACAGCCAATCTCTCCCTCTTATTTACCAGCTCGCGAGCAAGGGATGGGTGTGCATCAGTGCGAACTACCGCTTAAGTTCTGACGTGAAATTTCCAGACCAATTGATTGACATTAAGAAAGTGATTGCTTGGGTACGCGAGCACGGGTCCGAGTACGGTGCTGACCCTACGACGATATTTTTAGCTGGTAATTCGGCAGGGGCTCATTTGACTGCTATGGCTGCACTAACTCCAAATTCCCCAACATTCCAGCCGGGTTTTGAGTTTGTGGACACGTCGATAACTGCCGCCATTTGTCTATACGGCTATTACGGCTATATCGATACAAAACCTGGTTTATTCTCTTCTCCTATGGCTTACAGTGGAAAAGAAGCACCGCCATTCTTCGTGGCGCATGGTGATCAGGACAGGTTAGTGTCCGTGGAAAATGCCCGACGCTTCACGGAGCATCTGCGTGATACCTCATCTAATCCGGTTGTTTATGTCGAACTTCCTGGTGCTGAGCACAATTTTGATTTGTATCATTCCATACGTACCGAAGCAGTCGTGCATGGCATTGAAGCCTTTACCGCTTGGGTTCAAGCCAATAACAAACATGATTCAAATAAAATCTTTCCTTAA
- a CDS encoding ATP-dependent Clp protease proteolytic subunit: MIHEASTVAWGTKADIKKTLNALEGIDKSIADIYMTRFKGERSEIVTLIENDTWFTSNEAMDVGLADEENEVKEVKEETVDSEEYKNSILARLRKKEQPAPVAASTNKNILEKFKRQQ; encoded by the coding sequence ATGATACATGAAGCTTCTACAGTTGCCTGGGGAACCAAGGCTGATATCAAAAAGACCTTAAATGCTCTTGAAGGAATCGATAAGTCAATTGCTGATATTTACATGACGAGATTCAAAGGAGAACGTTCTGAAATTGTTACATTGATTGAAAATGATACATGGTTCACTTCTAATGAAGCTATGGATGTAGGATTAGCAGATGAAGAAAATGAAGTAAAAGAAGTAAAAGAAGAAACAGTTGATTCAGAGGAATACAAAAATAGTATCCTTGCAAGGTTGCGTAAAAAAGAACAACCGGCACCGGTTGCAGCAAGTACAAATAAAAACATATTGGAAAAATTCAAACGCCAACAATAA
- a CDS encoding C1q-like domain-containing protein yields the protein MNVNVSNDTSSNGRSIPQTNSAFSAATQGSTVLQPLAGTLPLAKVFFPNELLDLENEYDPSTSTFTAKNSGVYLFITSLNFSPDPTGVPYQVRVQIQVNGSSVGTDDEFTRGDSGDFTLVSAKVNLNAGDTVEVFASSTTPGVLLPGKATRFEGARFPSPTA from the coding sequence GTGAATGTAAATGTATCCAATGATACTTCATCAAATGGCCGCTCTATTCCACAAACTAATTCAGCTTTTAGTGCAGCTACCCAAGGTTCAACCGTTCTTCAACCACTAGCTGGAACACTTCCTTTAGCTAAGGTATTTTTTCCAAATGAACTACTTGACTTAGAAAATGAATATGACCCATCTACTTCTACCTTCACCGCAAAAAATTCAGGTGTATATCTTTTTATTACATCTCTTAATTTTTCCCCTGATCCTACCGGGGTTCCTTATCAGGTTCGAGTTCAAATTCAAGTTAATGGTTCATCAGTCGGTACTGATGATGAATTTACTAGAGGCGATTCTGGTGATTTCACTCTAGTTAGTGCCAAAGTGAATTTAAATGCCGGAGATACCGTAGAAGTTTTTGCTTCAAGTACAACTCCGGGTGTCCTTTTGCCAGGGAAAGCAACTCGCTTTGAAGGAGCTAGATTCCCGTCTCCTACAGCATAA
- the glnA gene encoding type I glutamate--ammonia ligase yields the protein MAKFTREDITRLAKEENVKYIRLQFTDILGTIKNVEIPVSQLEKALDNKMMFDGSSIEGFVRIEESDMYLYPDLNTWVIFPWTSEKGKVARLICDIYNTDGTPFDGDPRANLKRVLAEAREMGFTDFNLGPEPEFFLFKLDAAGEPTLELNDKGGYFDLAPTDLGENCRRDIVLELEEMGFEIEASHHEVAPGQHEIDFKYADAISACDNIQTFKLVVKTIARKHGLHATFMPKPLFGVNGSGMHCNVSLFKGNENAFYDTKGKLELSKTAEQFIAGIIKHAPSFTAVTNPTVNSYKRLVPGYEAPCYVAWSAKNRSPLIRIPASRGVSTRVEVRSVDPAANPYLALAVLLKAGLDGIKNDLTPPAPVDRNIYVMNKEEREEVGIVDLPATLYAALETLKSDEVIKEALGEHLLEHFIEAKEIEWDMFRTQVHPWEREQYMSMY from the coding sequence TTGGCAAAGTTCACACGTGAAGACATCACTCGTTTAGCGAAAGAAGAAAATGTTAAGTACATTCGTTTACAATTTACTGATATTTTAGGGACAATTAAAAACGTTGAAATCCCAGTCAGTCAATTAGAAAAAGCACTTGATAATAAAATGATGTTTGACGGATCTTCCATTGAAGGCTTCGTACGTATCGAAGAGTCTGATATGTACCTATATCCTGATTTAAATACATGGGTTATCTTCCCTTGGACTTCCGAAAAAGGTAAAGTCGCACGTTTGATCTGTGATATTTACAATACGGATGGAACACCTTTTGATGGAGATCCACGTGCAAACCTAAAACGTGTTCTTGCAGAAGCAAGAGAAATGGGCTTCACAGATTTCAATCTTGGACCTGAACCTGAATTCTTCCTATTTAAACTGGATGCAGCAGGCGAGCCGACTTTAGAATTGAACGACAAAGGCGGATACTTTGACCTTGCACCTACTGACCTAGGAGAAAACTGCCGTCGTGATATCGTTCTTGAGCTTGAAGAAATGGGATTTGAAATCGAAGCATCCCACCATGAAGTAGCTCCAGGACAACATGAAATTGACTTTAAATATGCAGATGCAATCTCAGCTTGTGATAACATCCAAACATTTAAATTGGTTGTTAAAACAATTGCCCGTAAACATGGTTTACACGCAACATTCATGCCAAAACCATTGTTCGGTGTTAACGGATCTGGTATGCACTGTAACGTTTCTCTATTCAAAGGAAACGAAAACGCATTTTATGATACAAAAGGTAAATTGGAATTAAGTAAAACAGCTGAGCAATTTATCGCAGGTATCATTAAGCATGCTCCAAGCTTCACTGCGGTAACAAACCCAACTGTTAACTCATACAAACGTCTAGTTCCTGGTTACGAAGCTCCTTGTTATGTTGCATGGTCCGCTAAAAACCGTAGCCCATTAATCCGTATCCCAGCTTCACGTGGAGTAAGTACTCGCGTAGAGGTACGTAGTGTCGATCCAGCAGCAAACCCATACTTGGCACTTGCAGTTCTGCTGAAAGCTGGTCTTGACGGTATCAAGAACGACTTGACTCCTCCAGCTCCAGTTGACCGCAACATCTATGTTATGAATAAAGAAGAGCGTGAAGAAGTAGGTATCGTTGATCTACCAGCTACTTTGTATGCTGCATTGGAAACATTAAAATCTGATGAAGTAATCAAAGAAGCATTAGGTGAACATTTACTTGAACACTTCATCGAAGCAAAAGAAATCGAGTGGGATATGTTCCGCACACAAGTTCACCCATGGGAACGCGAACAATATATGTCAATGTATTAA
- a CDS encoding MerR family transcriptional regulator encodes MSGNNIRRSMPLFSIGIVMQLTELSARQIRYYEEHQLITPMRTDGNRRVFSLNDIDRLLEIKDLIEQGVNLAGIKKIFTVKEQNLPKTQDLEQAEKIRQDLSDEELRKLLRAELLQGSKHRTSLRQGDMSRFFQ; translated from the coding sequence ATGAGCGGCAACAACATTCGGCGTTCGATGCCTCTTTTTTCCATCGGAATCGTCATGCAGCTAACTGAGTTGTCTGCACGCCAAATTCGGTATTACGAAGAGCATCAACTTATTACTCCTATGAGAACAGATGGAAATCGTCGGGTTTTCTCTTTAAACGATATCGATCGACTGCTTGAGATTAAAGATTTAATCGAACAAGGAGTCAATCTGGCCGGCATAAAAAAGATTTTCACTGTAAAGGAACAGAATTTACCTAAAACTCAAGATTTAGAACAAGCGGAAAAAATAAGACAGGACCTTAGTGACGAGGAGCTTCGCAAGCTTCTGCGTGCCGAGCTTTTACAAGGAAGCAAGCATCGAACATCTCTTAGACAAGGGGATATGTCTCGTTTTTTCCAATAA